A single region of the Malus sylvestris chromosome 8, drMalSylv7.2, whole genome shotgun sequence genome encodes:
- the LOC126631277 gene encoding trans-Golgi network-localized SYP41-interacting protein 1-like isoform X2 encodes MDKNKSRTDLLSAGRKKLQQFRQKKDGKGSGSGKSTKKSSKSEKHEADADAVSSATKPTALTQAPEGETESRVDANLENINSSGSHSGEISTASDIEVASAAPSAVPITHEGNAVETLIDKNAELASQEVAFSQHDVNFSATNEGESTVGTDAEEARVSSLDTSHVMDSGGLAKDANMSMPVDVSMQPISVDNTDQTKGRDEEPLPSPESINTSLVQEREDQNLICCWVGAMQAADGLDAKNCDRNQEAEMGRKGDDKISSSELDRSVESFSSQAPSINEQTDKVDEVSDREVELAGDRSVALSEIDRTAETFPDLESSMGERIGKADESSLSTGATMSDGLPVFALALPEADGSLVVSAAMDDRQETEDVPGSYFEEKSEVQFGSGFGQGGEEHRALLEDHHQKHPLGGLESPPGTNMVLPDKGWTASPVVDASSISLSQLTEVVRRLSEEEFRVLIKSVESVSSASQGTTNLIVPEHGFLELFEQLKEELVLTHLTKDISDLQLVQQSEMQVEFDCQRDQLLDETSLLRASLNEVREKNQCLAEELAGCRCELQAVASGKEELQDQLQTARAEVEEFSARATESLSSLERSKQDLLILSAELADCKSLVAALQVENEKLNGSIVLSDEDRKKLVEQNDCYLHEKEKLSAELVDGKSFVEALQDQISSLSGSLSSVTEERKKYEEEKEHLSSENDKLAIEVADSKNTVLALQVENSNLNGILSMVTEESKKLEEEKNHLFYENEKLAIELAASKNLALDLQVKNEKLNGNLVLVTEVRKKLEEEKDYSAHEIERFSSEILVLQERLSAEHEEHMRFVVDLNETTTRLEQLSEENIFLTSSLDTLKAKMKEVDTSGIKIASQAGEDGDQVELSEVRSRRHEIENEKYHQVPGMEDSEGSFIMVEKPSSDGGGGSPVLNLGREVFDDSVGFVALKGRMEEAEKMMNKLVQEIEGICSRSELLNRSGDKVSTPPVSKLIQAFESKVHLDEHDVEERGLTDNQSPADSIASVREQTGNLRALFEQLLLDAANASELLKEERDGRRTANATFGEMKYQYEDLEEHSKKLEATNIELCVLYEALEQHRGSIETRNSELLVLCESLRLKVTNLEAENLEVGRKLHRYESRIDQLQSQLHDLHLSSNDIVSQISDQLENFHKEAAERVLILEQHWNSTLAPVVEAIGKLGESIGSFSTTTPISHDCLDTSHFVASVYDAITVIEDLKVKLKSSQTDREAICILHKEVNEKCDDLHVKNELASDMLHKLYSNLSKLLRVLHGSIDESEMNLKNEKLPHPLDYSIYETIIEQLENFLSEGLQLQSVNKKLNSELMVRTEEFEELKQRCLDSSAIQKLIEDIEGVLEVENAEFQADKMLASRLESLVSCLVQKYKDADAQVGLSKEGFQSKVMESTSMQEEIQQLNASFFQLESETIVLRESLRQVEEALLVARSELQEKLYELEQSEQRVSSLREKLSIAVSKGKGLIVQRDGLKQSLAEKASELERFLQELQLKDSRLLEVETKLKAYSEAGERVEALESELSYIRNSATALRESFLLKDSVLQRIEEILEDLDLPEHFHSRDIIEKIDWLARSVTGNTFPQTDSDQKSSAGGGSSDAGFVVMDSWKDDVQPSSDSSDDFKRKYDELQSKFYGLVEQNEMLEQSLMERNNLVQRWEELLDRIDMPSHLRSLEPEDRIEWLRKELSEVQGDNMSLQQQVVNLESHCVTLTADLEDSRRRTSDLEEDLQTFIDERNNLSQRLELLINDHDKLSAKAAGFELENEKLQEEVSDLQENVAKLRGIEKQILSLEDDIRRLQGLVTDALQDPGTNSEYSGESSIECFEGLLNKLLENYATLSSEKPVFGVAADGIHTENSEAMVVEARSASTPDTAESDTVALKKELEEVQREILDVKEERDGYVEKQRSLACELEVLDKKVNELQGLLNQEEQKSASVREKLNVAVRKGKQLVQQRDSLKQNIDEINSEVECLRSETKIGEGKLAEYEQKFRDLSAYPGRVEALESESLFLRNCLKEAENNLQEKGNTLSLIINILGNIDVAEDDNSGDPVVKLEQIGKMCCDLRANMASSEQEARKSKRASDLLLAELNEVQERNDGLQEELAKSASELAIISKERDLAEAAKLEALSRLEMVSTAHSEERKHQFSEFSGLKSGVDQLRKGFHDVSSLLAGIFHQDLVFLHNLESGIDSCLKSSSATYVVDVPPFTTSSGFITSKSDKENFISTNSWSDSNMHGQFDDSFIIEIFTYVRHYLQELVMEIGVLKEKLDEHSISLHEKASSVSKSMAIVRGELTSKNESFEALKRDLLHVERVEKEKDNELLFLRRNIALLFEACTGSVMEMDRRKAELVGNGWSAGEQGMRLKLANYSEDGLSFSGEDRFRSEECVRSVTDRLLSTVSDFGSLTTEIVEGSQKELKITISKLQKELQEKDIQKERICMELVSQIKQAEAAATSYSTDLQSSKSLVHDLEKRIEVMKGERNLLEQRVNELEDGRATSTELQERVRSLTDVIAAKDQEIEDLMQALDEEEVQMQGRTSRIKELEKVVEQKNLDLENLETSRGKVMKRLSITVSKFDELHHLSASLLGEVEKLQSQLQERDDEISFLRQEVTRCTNDVLVASQTSNKRSSEEIHELLTWFDMNIALVGLHNGDQNSDQVSDYKEIFKKKVDSVISELGDLRTVAQSKDTLLQAERSKVEELTRKGETLEKSLHEKESRLNLLDSVEDSGRGTSSTSEIVEVEPAKNNWAKAGTSIAPQVRSLRKGNNDQVAIAIDMDSGSSSRLEDEEDDKVHGFKSLTTSRIVPRFTRPVANMVDGLWVSCDRTLMRKPVLRLGIILYWAVLHALLATFAI; translated from the exons ATGGACAAGAACAAGAGCCGTACCGATCTGCTCTCAGCCGGACGAAAAAAG CTTCAACAGTTTCGCCAGAAAAAAGATGGTAAAGGCAGTGGAAGTGGAAAATCCACAAAGAAGTCTAGTAAATCAGAGAAGCATGAAGCTGATGCTGATGCAGTCTCTAGTGCAACTAAACCTACAGCGTTGACTCAGGCCCCTGAAGGAGAAACTGAGTCTCGTGTAGATGCTAATCTGGAAAACATCAACTCGTCAGGGTCACATTCTGGGGAGATTTCTACAGCTTCTGACATTGAAGTTGCTTCTGCTGCTCCCTCGGCAGTTCCCATTACACATGAGGGAAATGCAGTTGAAACTTTGATTGACAAAAATGCTGAGTTAGCATCACAGGAGGTGGCATTCAGTCAGCATGATGTTAACTTTTCCGCCACGAACGAGGGGGAGAGTACTGTGGGCACTGATGCTGAGGAGGCAAGAGTTAGTTCATTGGACACTTCACATGTCATGGATTCCGGAGGGCTAGCCAAAGATGCCAATATGTCTATGCCGGTTGATGTGTCCATGCAACCTATTTCAGTTGATAATACTGATCAAACAAAGGGTAGAGATGAGGAGCCTTTGCCTTCGCCAGAGAGTATTAATACATCCTTGGTGCAGGAGAGGGAAGATCAG AATCTCATTTGTTGCTGGGTAGGGGCAATGCAGGCAGCTGACGGTTTGGATGCAAAAAATTGTGATCGTAATCAAGAAGCAGAAATGGGGCGTAAAGGAGATGACAAGATTTCTTCATCTGAGCTTGATAGAAGTGTTGAAAGTTTCTCTAGCCAAGCACCTTCCATAAATGAGCAAACTGATAAAGTGGATGAAGTATCTGATCGAGAAGTGGAACTTGCAGGAGATAGAAGTGTAGCTCTGTCTGAGATTGATAGAACTGCTGAAACTTTCCCTGATCTCGAGTCGTCCATGGGTGAACGGATTGGCAAGGCAGATGAATCATCTCTGTCAACTGGTGCAACCATGTCTGATGGACTCCCAGTATTTGCTTTAGCTCTACCTGAGGCAGATGGATCTTTGGTTGTTAGTGCTGCTATGGATGACCGGCAGGAAACAGAAGATGTTCCAGGCTCTTATTTTGAAGAAAAGTCCGAGGTGCAATTTGGATCTGGTTTTGGGCAAGGTGGGGAAGAACATAGGGCCCTTCTGGAGGATCATCATCAGAAACATCCATTGGGTGGGCTTGAAAGTCCTCCAGGAACCAATATGGTGCTTCCAGATAAAGGATGGACTGCGTCTCCTGTTGTGGATGCCAGCTCAATCAGTCTCTCACAGCTCACAGAAGTAGTTAGGAGGCTTAGTGAAGAAGAGTTCAGGGTTCTTATTAAGTCAGTTGAATCAGTTTCTAGTGCATCTCAGGGGACTACCAATTTGATTGTGCCAGAACATGGATTTCTGGAATTGTTTGAGCAACTTAAAGAAGAATTGGTTCTCACACATTTGACAAAAGATATCAGTGACTTGCAGCTTGTGCAGCAGTCTGAGATGCAAGTGGAGTTTGATTGCCAACGTGATCAGTTACTTGATGAAACATCTCTTCTTCGTGCTTCACTAAATGAAGTCCGTGAGAAGAACCAATGCCTTGCTGAAGAGCTTGCAGGGTGCAGATGTGAACTCCAGGCTGTTGCTAGTGGGAAGGAGGAGCTCCAAGACCAACTTCAAACTGCGAGGGCAGAGGTAGAAGAATTTTCTGCTAGAGCAACTGAGTCGCTTAGCAGCCTGGAAAGGTCGAAGCAGGATTTGTTGATCCTGTCAGCTGAGTTAGCTGACTGCAAGTCTTTGGTGGCAGCTTTACAGGTGGAAAATGAGAAATTAAATGGGAGTATTGTTTTGTCGGATGAAGATAGAAAGAAACTTGTTGAGCAAAATGATTGTTATCTTCACGAGAAGGAGAAGCTTTCAGCAGAGTTAGTTGATGGAAAAAGTTTTGTGGAAGCTCTACAGGATCAAATATCCAGCTTAAGTGGGAGTCTGAGTTCTGTAacagaagagagaaagaagtatgaggaggagaaggagcatCTTTCCTCTGAGAATGACAAACTTGCTATAGAAGTGGCTGACAGTAAGAACACAGTATTGGCTTTGCAGGTAGAAAATAGCAACTTGAATGGAATCCTTTCTATGGTTACAGAGGAGAGTAAGAAGCTTGAGGAAGAGAAGAATCATCTTTTCTATGAGAATGAGAAACTTGCAATAGAATTGGCTGCCAGTAAGAATTTAGCATTGGATTTGCaggtaaaaaatgaaaaattgaatggaAACCTTGTTTTGGTTACAGAGGTGAGAAAGAAGCTcgaggaggagaaggattatTCTGCCCACGAGATTGAGAGATTTTCTTCCGAaattcttgttcttcaagagcgGTTATCTGCCGAACATGAAGAACATATGAGGTTTGTGGTTGACCTAAATGAAACAACGACACGCCTTGAACAACTCTCCGAAGAAAATATCTTTCTCACTAGCAGTCTGGACACACTTAAAGCTAAGATGAAAGAGGTTGATACCAGTGGAATCAAAATTGCATCCCAAGCTGGGGAAGATGGGGATCAAGTTGAACTTTCAGAAGTGCGGAGCAGGAggcatgaaattgaaaatgaaaaatatcacCAAGTTCCTGGGATGGAAGATAGTGAAGGCTCCTTTATTATGGTGGAAAAACCTTCATCTGATGGCGGTGGAGGTTCACCAGTTCTGAATCTTGGGAGGGAAGTTTTTGATGATTCCGTTGGGTTTGTAGCACTAAAGGGACGCATGGAAGAGGCAGAGAAAATGATGAACAAACTTGTACAGGAAATTGAAGGCATCTGCTCTCGTTCAGAATTGTTGAATAGGTCAGGTGATAAAGTCTCCACTCCTCCAGTCTCAAAACTGATTCAAGCCTTCGAGTCAAAGGTGCACCTTGATGAACATGATGTGGAGGAACGAGGTCTAACTGACAATCAATCACCAGCAGATTCAATTGCGTCAGTAAGAGAGCAAACTGGAAACTTGAGAGCATTATTTGAGCAGTTGCTTCTGGATGCTGCAAATGCCAGTGAACTGCTCAAGGAGGAACGAGATGGTAGGAGAACTGCTAATGCTACATTCGGAGAGATGAAGTATCAGTATGAAGACTTGGAGGAACATAGCAAGAAATTGGAAGCTACCAATATTGAGCTTTGTGTCCTATATGAAGCTTTAGAACAACATAGGGGCAGCATTGAAACAAGGAACAGTGAGCTTTTGGTTCTCTGTGAGTCCTTAAGACTAAAAGTTACTAATCTCGAAGCTGAAAACTTGGAAGTTGGAAGAAAGCTACATAGATATGAATCAAGAATTGATCAATTGCAGAGTCAATTGCATGATTTACATCTGAGTTCAAATGACATAGTATCTCAGATCTCTGATCAGTTAGAAAATTTTCACAAGGAAgcggcagagagggttttgATACTTGAGCAGCATTGGAATTCCACTCTCGCTCCTGTTGTTGAAGCGATTGGAAAGCTTGGTGAGTCTATTGGGAGTTTCAGCACAACTACACCAATTTCTCATGATTGTTTGGACACAAGTCATTTCGTTGCTTCTGTTTATGATGCCATCACTGttattgaagatttgaaggtaaaacttaaaaGCTCTCAAACAGACCGTGAGGCTATATGTATTTTACATAAAGAAGTGAATGAGAAATGTGACGATCTCCATGTAAAGAATGAATTGGCCAGTGATATGCTGCACAAGTTGTACAGCAACCTTAGCAAACTTCTTAGAGTTTTGCATGGGTCTATAGATGAAAGTGAGATGAACCTGAAAAATGAAAAGCTTCCTCATCCTCTGGATTATAGTATTTATGAAACCATCATAGAACAGCTGGAGAATTTTCTGAGTGAGGGACTGCAACTCCAATCTGTTAACAAGAAGCTAAATTCAGAGTTGATGGTTAGAACAGaagaatttgaggaattgaaaCAAAGATGCCTGGATTCAAGTGCTATTCAGAAGTTAATAGAAGATATTGAAGGTGTGCTAGAAGTGGAAAATGCTGAGTTTCAAGCAGATAAAATGCTTGCTTCACGCTTGGAATCATTGGTATCGTGTCTTGTTCAGAAGTACAAGGATGCTGATGCTCAGGTAGGCTTATCTAAAGAAGGTTTTCAATCCAAGGTGATGGAATCTACTTCAATGCAGGAAGAAATACAGCAGTTAAATGCCTCGTTTTTTCAGCTTGAAAGTGAAACCATTGTCCTCAGGGAAAGTTTACGTCAGGTTGAGGAAGCCCTTCTTGTTGCTCGTTCTGAGTTACAAGAGAAATTATATGAACTTGAACAATCGGAGCAGCGGGTGTCTTCCCTGAGAGAGAAGCTTAGCATTGCTGTCTCCAAGGGGAAAGGCTTGATTGTCCAGCGAGATGGTCTCAAGCAGTCCCTTGCAGAGAAAGCTAGTGAACTGGAAAGATTCTTACAGGAGCTGCAATTGAAAGATTCCAGGCTTCTTGAGGTTGAAACAAAGCTCAAGGCATATTCAGAAGCTGGTGAGCGTGTGGAAGCTCTGGAATCTGAGCTTTCATACATTCGCAATTCTGCTACTGCATTAAGAGAATCATTCCTTCTCAAAGACTCTGTCCTTCAGAGAATAGAAGAGATTTTAGAAGACCTTGATCTGCCAGAGCATTTTCATTCGAGAGATATTATTGAAAAGATCGATTGGCTGGCCAGGTCAGTTACTGGTAATACTTTTCCTCAGACAGATTCAGATCAGAAGAGTTCTGCTGGAGGAGGTTCATCTGATGCTGGTTTTGTTGTTATGGATTCCTGGAAAGATGATGTACAGCCAAGTTCAGATTCCAGTGAtgatttcaaaagaaaatatgaTGAACTTCAAAGTAAGTTCTATGGGTTGGTTGAACAGAATGAAATGTTAGAGCAATCTTTAATGGAAAGGAACAACTTAGTCCAGAGATGGGAGGAACTTTTAGACAGGATTGATATGCCATCGCATCTGCGGTCCTTGGAGCCGGAGGATAGGATTGAGTGGTTAAGAAAAGAACTTTCGGAGGTGCAGGGTGATAATATGTCTCTCCAGCAGCAGGTTGTTAACCTTGAGAGCCATTGTGTAACGCTGACTGCTGATTTGGAAGACTCAAGAAGGAGAACATCTGACCTTGAGGAAGACCTTCAAACATTTATTGATGAGAGAAATAATCTTTCTCAAAGATTGGAGCTTCTGATCAATGATCATGATAAACTTTCAGCCAAGGCAGCTGGGTTTGAGCTTGAGAATGAAAAACTGCAGGAGGAAGTTTCTGATTTGCAGGAGAATGTAGCCAAGCTGCGTGGGATTGAGAAGCAAATTCTCAGCTTAGAAGATGACATAAGAAGATTGCAGGGTCTGGTTACTGATGCATTACAGGATCCTGGAACAAATTCAGAGTATTCTGGTGAAAGCAGCATTGAGTGCTTCGAAGGGTTACTGAATAAGCTTTTAGAGAATTATGCAACTCTTTCCTCAGAAAAACCAGTGTTTGGGGTTGCAGCCGATGGTATTCATACTGAAAATTCTGAAGCAATGGTTGTTGAAGCGAGAAGCGCAAGTACACCTGATACTGCTGAATCAGATACAGTTGCTTTGAAGAAAGAGTTGGAGGAGGTTCAACGTGAAATTTTGGAtgtgaaggaggagagagatggATATGTGGAGAAGCAACGGTCTTTGGCTTGTGAGTTAGAAGTGCTAGATAAAAAAGTGAATGAGTTGCAAGGGCTTCTTAATCAGGAGGAGCAGAAGTCAGCTTCTGTTAGAGAGAAGTTAAACGTTGCAGTTAGAAAAGGAAAGCAATTGGTACAACAGCGTGACAGTCTGAAACAAAATATTGATGAGATCAATTCTGAGGTGGAATGCTTGAGATCTGAGACCAAGATAGGCGAAGGTAAACTTGCAGAATATGAACAAAAGTTCAGGGATTTGTCTGCTTATCCAGGGAGGGTAGAAGCCCTAGAGTCTGAGAGTTTATTCTTGCGGAATTGTTTGAAAGAAGCTGAGAACAATTTGCAGGAGAAAGGAAATACTTTGAGCTTAATCATAAATATTCTAGGAAACATTGATGTTGCAGAGGATGATAATTCTGGTGATCCAGTTGTTAAGTTAGAACAAATCGGGAAAATGTGCTGTGATTTGCGTGCGAATATGGCTTCTTCAGAACAAGAAGCTAGGAAATCAAAAAGAGCATCAGACCTACTCCTTGCAGAACTGAATGAGGTTCAAGAGAGAAATGATGGTCTCCAGGAAGAACTAGCAAAATCTGCGAGTGAACTTGCTATAATCTCCAAGGAAAGGGATCTTGCAGAGGCCGCCAAGCTCGAAGCTCTTTCACGTCTTGAAATGGTTTCTACTGCTCACTCTgaggaaagaaaacaccaatTTTCTGAATTTTCAGGACTAAAGTCTGGTGTAGATCAACTTAGGAAGGGGTTTCATGATGTTAGTAGTTTATTGGCTGGTATTTTTCACCAGGACTTGGTATTTTTGCACAACCTGGAGTCTGGTATTGATTCCTGCCTCAAATCAAGCAGTGCTACTTATGTGGTTGATGTGCCCCCTTTCACTACAAGCAGTGGATTCATCACAAGCAAATCAGACAAG GAGAACTTTATTTCTACAAATTCTTGGTCAGACTCCAACATGCATGGCCAATTTGATGACAGTTTTATAATTGAAATCTTTACTTACGTAAGGCATTATCTGCAAGAACTCGTGATGGAGATTGGTGTGCTTAAAGAAAAATTAGATGAACACTCAATTTCATTACATGAAAAAGCTAGCAGTGTATCTAAATCAATGGCAATTGTTCGTGGAGAATTAACTTCCAAAAATGAGTCATTTGAAGCCTTGAAGAGAGACTTGTTGCATGTGGAAAGagttgaaaaggaaaaggaCAATGAGCTTCTTTTCTTGCGCCGAAATATTGCCTTGCTTTTTGAAGCATGCACTGGTTCAGTTATGGAAATGGACAGAAGAAAAGCTGAATTGGTTGGAAATGGTTGGTCTGCTGGAGAACAAGGGATGAGATTGAAATTAGCAAATTATTCTGAGGATGGACTTTCATTTAGTGGAGAAGACCGGTTTCGCTCTGAGGAATGTGTCAGGAGTGTGACAGACAGGCTATTGTCAACTGTGAGTGATTTTGGTTCTCTGACAACGGAAATTGTGGAAGGTAGCCAAAAGGAGTTGAAGATTACCATTTCAAAGTTGCAGAAAGAGCTTCAGGAGAAGGACATTCAAAAGGAAAGGATTTGCATGGAGCTTGTAAGTCAAATCAAGCAAGCTGAAGCAGCTGCAACAAGTTACTCAACGGATCTTCAATCTTCAAAATCTTTGGTGCATGATTTGGAGAAACGGATAGAAGTGATGAAGGGTGAACGTAACTTATTAGAGCAGAGAGTGAATGAATTAGAAGATGGCCGTGCTACTTCTACCGAGTTACAAGAGAGGGTCAGATCACTGACTGATGTGATTGCTGCTAAAGATCAAG AAATTGAGGACCTAATGCAAGCACTTGATGAGGAGGAGGTGCAGATGCAAGGTCGCACTTCCAGGATTAAGGAACTGGAAAAGGTTGTGGAACAAAAGAACTTAGATTTGGAGAACCTTGAAACTTCCCGCGGGAAGGTTATGAAAAGGCTTTCCATCACTGTGAGTAAGTTTGATGAACTACATCATCTGTCTGCAAGCCTCCTTGGTGAGGTGGAAAAGCTCCAATCACAGTTGCAAGAACGGGATGATGAGATATCCTTCTTAAGGCAAGAGGTCACTAGGTGCACAAATGATGTTCTTGTTGCATCACAAACCAGCAACAAGAGAAGTTCAGAAGAGATCCATGAGTTATTAACATGGTTTGACATGAATATTGCTCTGGTTGGGCTGCACAATGGGGATCAGAACAGTGATCAAGTTTCTGACTACAAGGAAATATTCAAGAAAAAGGTTGATTCTGTTATTTCAGAATTGGGGGATCTACGAACTGTGGCTCAAAGCAAGGATACACTGTTGCAAGCAGAAAGGAGTAAGGTAGAAGAATTAACACGCAAAGGAGAAACTCTTGAGAAGTCTTTACATGAGAAGGAATCACGGCTAAATTTGCTTGACAGTGTGGAAGATTCTGGTCGGGGAACTAGCAGCACCTCTGAAATTGTTGAGGTCGAGCCTGCG aaaaacaatTGGGCGAAAGCTGGGACCTCCATTGCACCTCAAGTCCGTAGTTTGCGCAAGGGCAATAATGACCAAGTTGCAATTGCCATAGATATGGATTCTGGGAGCAGTAGTAGGTTGGAAGATGAAGAGGATGATAAAG TTCATGGTTTCAAGTCACTCACGACTTCAAGAATTGTTCCAAGATTTACTAGACCCGTGGCTAACATGGTTGATGGCCTTTG GGTATCTTGTGATCGGACTCTAATGCGGAAACCTGTTTTACGGCTTGGCATTATATTATATTGGGCTGTACTGCATGCGCTTCTTGCAACTTTTGCAATTTGA